The following coding sequences lie in one Candidatus Annandia adelgestsuga genomic window:
- the rpsL gene encoding 30S ribosomal protein S12 yields MVTINQLVRKSRIKKFTKSKVAALDSSPQKRGVCIKVYTTTPKKPNSALRKVCRVRLTNGMEVTSYIGGEGHNLQEHSVVLIRGGRVKDLPGVRYHTIRGALDCAGVKNRKKSRSKYGVKKKKKKNNNKIKKGK; encoded by the coding sequence ATGGTTACTATTAATCAATTAGTACGTAAATCAAGAATTAAAAAATTTACAAAAAGTAAAGTTGCGGCATTAGATTCATCACCTCAAAAAAGAGGTGTATGTATTAAGGTATATACTACTACTCCTAAAAAACCTAATTCTGCTTTAAGAAAAGTATGTCGTGTACGTTTAACAAATGGTATGGAAGTTACATCTTATATTGGAGGAGAAGGTCATAATTTACAAGAACATTCTGTAGTATTAATAAGAGGTGGTAGAGTAAAAGATTTACCAGGAGTAAGATATCATACTATAAGAGGGGCATTGGATTGTGCTGGAGTTAAAAATAGAAAAAAATCTAGATCAAAATATGGTGTTAAAAAAAAAAAAAAAAAAAATAATAATAAAATTAAAAAAGGAAAATAA
- the rpsG gene encoding 30S ribosomal protein S7, with the protein MSRRRLVETRKINPDPKFGSEILSKFINILMFKGKKNIAEKIVYKALDILSKRIGKNEIDSFIISLNNIKPFIEVKSRRIGGSTYQVPIEIKSSRRNTLAMRWIINFARKRKEKSMSLKLANELYDALNNKGSSIKKKEEIHRLAEANKAFAHYRW; encoded by the coding sequence ATGTCTAGACGTCGTTTAGTTGAAACAAGAAAAATAAATCCAGATCCTAAATTTGGATCAGAAATTTTATCTAAATTTATTAATATATTAATGTTTAAAGGAAAAAAAAATATAGCAGAAAAAATAGTTTATAAAGCATTAGATATTTTATCTAAACGTATTGGTAAAAATGAAATAGATTCTTTTATAATATCTTTAAATAATATAAAACCTTTTATAGAAGTTAAATCTAGACGTATTGGAGGATCAACATATCAAGTTCCTATAGAAATAAAATCATCTCGTAGAAATACATTAGCTATGCGTTGGATTATTAATTTTGCAAGAAAAAGAAAAGAAAAATCTATGTCTTTAAAATTAGCAAATGAATTATATGATGCATTAAATAATAAAGGTTCATCTATAAAAAAAAAAGAAGAAATACATCGTTTAGCTGAAGCAAATAAAGCTTTTGCTCACTATCGTTGGTAA